The following coding sequences lie in one Candidatus Eisenbacteria bacterium genomic window:
- a CDS encoding FAD-binding oxidoreductase: MPSPEAVDGVVAQSVVRPGSVAEVQAVVRAGRPLVVSGLGAHLDVGAPPARIDALVRMDRVERIVDHEAADMTVTAEAGCSLATLERVLGAAGQWLPLDPPSPERTTVGGLIAANLSGPLRASQGTVRDLLIGIRTVDAEGRLVASGGKVVKNVAGYDLPKLHIGALGTVGVVVEATFKLRPRPELEEAALLHAGTLAAAADLALAVRDVLDPLWLEAGTLERGPGVAVGVGGIAPEIAAARRTIEAVGARSGLAVEWTRDGAALRRSLGAFPVTPALAVVRASVLPTEVGATMAELHRIAGDVPVLSHVANGVVRARLDDAEALRRILAELRPAIEAAGGFLVVERARPDAKRHVDVWGRLGPDLALMRRVKAAYDPGGIFAPGRFVGGL; this comes from the coding sequence GTGCCGTCGCCCGAGGCGGTCGACGGCGTCGTGGCGCAGTCGGTCGTGCGTCCGGGCTCGGTCGCCGAGGTGCAGGCCGTCGTGCGCGCGGGCCGGCCGCTCGTCGTCTCGGGACTCGGCGCGCACCTCGACGTCGGAGCGCCTCCGGCGCGCATCGACGCGCTCGTCCGCATGGATCGGGTCGAGCGCATCGTCGATCACGAAGCCGCCGACATGACCGTCACCGCGGAAGCCGGCTGCTCCCTCGCGACGCTGGAGCGGGTGCTCGGCGCGGCCGGGCAGTGGCTTCCCCTCGATCCACCGTCGCCCGAGCGTACGACGGTGGGCGGGCTCATCGCCGCCAATCTCTCCGGCCCGCTGCGCGCCTCGCAAGGCACGGTGCGGGATCTTCTCATCGGCATCCGCACCGTCGACGCCGAGGGCCGGCTGGTCGCGAGCGGCGGCAAGGTGGTGAAGAACGTGGCCGGGTACGACCTGCCGAAGCTCCACATCGGCGCGCTCGGCACCGTCGGCGTCGTCGTCGAGGCGACGTTCAAGCTGCGACCACGGCCCGAGCTCGAGGAAGCGGCGCTCCTTCATGCGGGCACGCTCGCCGCCGCCGCCGACCTCGCGCTCGCGGTGCGCGACGTCCTGGATCCGCTCTGGCTCGAAGCCGGCACGCTCGAGCGCGGCCCCGGTGTCGCGGTGGGCGTGGGCGGCATCGCACCGGAGATCGCCGCCGCCCGGCGCACGATCGAAGCCGTGGGCGCACGCAGCGGCCTCGCCGTGGAGTGGACGCGGGACGGCGCCGCGCTCCGTCGCAGCCTGGGCGCGTTTCCGGTCACGCCGGCGCTCGCCGTGGTTCGCGCGAGCGTGCTGCCGACGGAGGTGGGCGCCACGATGGCGGAGCTGCACCGGATCGCCGGCGACGTTCCGGTGCTGTCGCACGTCGCGAACGGCGTGGTTCGCGCGCGGCTCGACGACGCCGAGGCGCTCCGCAGGATCCTCGCGGAGCTGCGTCCCGCGATCGAAGCCGCCGGCGGATTCCTCGTCGTCGAGCGCGCTCGTCCCGACGCCAAACGGCACGTCGACGTGTGGGGTCGGCTCGGCCCCGATCTCGCCCTCATGCGGCGCGTGAAGGCGGCGTACGACCCCGGCGGCATCTTCGCTCCCGGACGCTTCGTCGGGGGGCTGTGA
- a CDS encoding glutamate--cysteine ligase, whose protein sequence is MTDFRASGHAVLIEDTRQLVEEFHRAAKPRARWMVGTEYEKVAVDAKTGRAVPFTGPRGIERLLTLLAERFGWEPREESGAVIALAREGQSITLEPGGQIELAGRPCADLHATREEVDTHVRELVAVGRELGISFLGLGCHPLSTLDEIAWVPKQRYRIMREYMTRVGKLGHRMMKQTATVQANIDFSDERDAMRKLRVGMGIAPIVNAIFANSPLVDGDLSGHLSFRGHVWTDTDRTRCGLLPFAFRDDAGFHDYVDWALDVPLYFILRDGRYVTDVTGIPFRRFLSEGFGGARATLDDWNLHLTTLFPEVRLKGFIEFRSADSQPPGRVVALPALVKGVFYDADCQEAGLDVVKRWSVDQVRELYDDVTRGALAARMKGVRVVELARELLEIAAEGLRRQQARNEAGQDERIYLEPVIEQVAGGRTLADDLSRQWSGPWERAVEPLLTATAIGI, encoded by the coding sequence ATGACGGATTTCCGCGCGAGCGGGCACGCGGTGCTGATCGAGGACACCCGTCAGCTCGTCGAGGAGTTCCACCGGGCCGCCAAGCCGCGCGCGCGCTGGATGGTCGGCACCGAGTACGAGAAGGTCGCCGTCGACGCGAAGACCGGACGCGCGGTGCCGTTCACGGGCCCCCGCGGCATCGAACGTCTCCTCACGCTGCTCGCCGAGCGGTTCGGCTGGGAGCCGCGAGAGGAGAGCGGCGCCGTCATCGCCCTCGCGCGCGAAGGGCAGTCGATCACGCTCGAGCCGGGTGGACAGATCGAGCTCGCCGGCCGTCCCTGCGCAGATCTGCACGCCACGCGGGAGGAGGTCGACACGCACGTCCGCGAGCTGGTGGCGGTCGGCCGGGAGCTGGGCATCTCGTTCCTCGGCCTCGGCTGCCATCCGCTCAGCACGCTCGACGAGATCGCGTGGGTGCCGAAGCAGCGCTACCGCATCATGCGCGAGTACATGACGCGCGTCGGCAAGCTCGGCCACCGCATGATGAAGCAGACCGCGACCGTGCAGGCCAACATCGACTTCTCCGACGAGCGCGACGCCATGCGAAAGCTCCGCGTCGGCATGGGCATCGCGCCGATCGTGAACGCAATCTTCGCGAACTCGCCCCTGGTCGACGGGGACCTCTCGGGTCACCTGAGCTTCCGCGGACACGTGTGGACCGACACCGATCGCACCCGCTGCGGCCTCCTTCCGTTCGCGTTCCGCGACGACGCCGGCTTCCACGACTACGTCGACTGGGCCCTCGACGTCCCGTTGTACTTCATCCTGCGCGACGGACGCTACGTGACCGACGTCACGGGGATTCCCTTCCGCCGGTTCCTGTCGGAGGGCTTCGGCGGCGCCCGCGCCACCCTCGACGACTGGAACCTGCACCTGACGACCCTGTTCCCCGAGGTCCGCCTGAAGGGCTTCATCGAGTTTCGTTCCGCCGACAGCCAGCCGCCCGGCCGGGTGGTCGCGCTGCCGGCCCTGGTGAAAGGGGTTTTCTACGATGCCGACTGCCAGGAGGCCGGCCTCGACGTCGTGAAGCGGTGGTCGGTCGATCAGGTGCGCGAGCTCTACGACGACGTGACCCGAGGGGCCCTGGCGGCCCGTATGAAGGGCGTGCGTGTCGTCGAGCTCGCCCGAGAGCTCCTGGAGATCGCCGCCGAGGGGCTCCGGCGTCAGCAGGCCCGCAACGAGGCCGGGCAGGACGAGCGGATCTACCTCGAGCCCGTGATCGAGCAGGTGGCGGGCGGCCGCACCCTGGCCGACGACCTCAGCCGCCAGTGGAGCGGCCCCTGGGAGCGGGCCGTGGAGCCGCTGCTCACCGCGACGGCTATCGGCATTTGA
- a CDS encoding MltA domain-containing protein, with the protein MPTSARQLPPLVDDMDLDSLRAAVDRTLPVYERAGRAGTAAAAQQLVDWLAATRDPDERRRVVGASFRVMRVRDPLLLTSYYEPEIAVSETPGGIYRFPIYRRPPDLTNPYASRVEIESGALDGRGLELAWTDDPLELFSLHVQGSGRARFPDGHVAGLRFAGTNGRPYKSLAQELIRRGLLPKDEASMFAVRRLFAGLSHTEQRALMAENPRYVFFTMTDASRGPTGSLGVELTPGRSVATDVDVIPAGAIGYLVTPTIRRFVVAQDTGAAIRGAHADLFAGSGLEAEQFAGRQKERGTFYVLVPL; encoded by the coding sequence GTGCCGACGAGCGCGCGCCAGCTTCCGCCGCTCGTCGACGACATGGACCTGGATTCGCTGCGCGCGGCCGTCGATCGCACGCTCCCCGTCTACGAACGCGCCGGGCGCGCCGGCACGGCGGCCGCCGCGCAGCAGCTCGTGGACTGGCTCGCCGCGACGCGCGATCCCGACGAGCGCCGGCGCGTGGTCGGGGCGTCCTTCCGGGTGATGCGCGTCCGCGATCCGCTGCTGCTCACGTCGTACTACGAGCCGGAGATCGCCGTCAGCGAAACCCCGGGCGGCATCTATCGCTTCCCGATCTACCGGCGACCGCCGGATTTGACGAACCCGTACGCGTCGCGCGTCGAGATCGAGTCCGGCGCGCTCGACGGGCGCGGGCTCGAGCTGGCGTGGACCGACGATCCGCTGGAGCTCTTCTCGCTGCACGTCCAGGGGTCTGGGCGGGCGCGCTTTCCCGACGGCCACGTGGCGGGACTCCGCTTCGCCGGCACGAACGGCCGGCCCTACAAGAGCCTCGCGCAGGAGCTCATCCGGCGCGGCCTGCTGCCGAAGGACGAGGCGTCGATGTTCGCGGTGCGCCGCCTGTTCGCGGGGCTCTCGCACACCGAGCAACGCGCGCTCATGGCCGAGAACCCGCGCTACGTGTTCTTCACCATGACGGACGCGTCGCGCGGACCGACGGGGAGCCTCGGCGTCGAGCTGACGCCGGGTCGCTCGGTTGCGACCGACGTCGACGTCATCCCCGCCGGCGCGATCGGCTACCTCGTCACGCCCACGATCCGCCGCTTCGTCGTCGCCCAGGACACCGGCGCGGCCATCCGCGGCGCCCACGCGGATCTCTTCGCCGGCTCGGGCCTGGAGGCCGAGCAGTTCGCGGGACGCCAGAAGGAGCGGGGAACGTTCTACGTGCTGGTGCCGCTCTGA
- a CDS encoding secondary thiamine-phosphate synthase enzyme YjbQ, translating to MTELHVRTGAKRELVDLTPQVAEVVAQSRLEEGLCQVYVAHATAAIVVNENDDPNVCVDLLDALDRLIPAGIWRHDRVDGNAASHIQAAILGPGETIPFRKGKLCLGTWQAIMLAELDGPRDRRVLITLR from the coding sequence ATGACCGAGCTGCACGTCCGGACCGGGGCCAAGCGGGAGCTCGTCGACCTCACCCCACAGGTGGCCGAGGTCGTGGCGCAGAGCCGGCTCGAGGAGGGTCTCTGCCAGGTCTACGTGGCGCACGCGACGGCGGCGATCGTCGTGAACGAGAACGACGACCCCAACGTGTGCGTCGACCTGCTCGACGCCCTCGACCGCCTGATTCCGGCCGGGATCTGGCGCCACGACCGGGTGGACGGCAACGCGGCCTCGCACATCCAGGCGGCGATCCTCGGCCCCGGCGAGACGATCCCCTTCCGCAAGGGGAAGCTCTGTCTGGGGACCTGGCAGGCGATCATGCTGGCGGAACTCGACGGCCCACGCGATCGTCGCGTGCTGATCACTCTGCGCTGA
- a CDS encoding SDR family oxidoreductase codes for MSTPVAVVTGASSGIGEALARRIARERRNLVLVARRADRLEALARELSGAHGIQAVAIPVDLVGADGPPALVAELDRRDLEVEWLVNNAGIGTAGRFDRLPVERELDQIKLNVEAPVALTGLLLPGMVQRRRGAVVNVASVAGFGPMGYTATYGATKAFLLAFSEAIAVELDGTGVHVLCVCPGFTRTEFQEKAHVDTSMVPGFAWMSAEAVADETVRAVGRQTVLVNGMLNRLMAAGIRLAPRRLVARTMVRSNERMAAQSGTST; via the coding sequence ATGAGCACGCCGGTCGCCGTGGTCACGGGCGCATCGAGCGGCATCGGCGAAGCGCTCGCCCGCCGCATCGCGCGCGAGCGCCGCAACCTCGTGCTCGTGGCGCGTCGCGCCGATCGCCTGGAAGCCCTCGCGCGCGAGCTGTCGGGCGCGCACGGCATCCAGGCCGTCGCGATTCCGGTCGATCTCGTGGGAGCGGACGGACCGCCGGCGCTCGTCGCCGAGCTCGATCGGCGCGACCTCGAGGTCGAGTGGCTGGTGAACAACGCGGGCATCGGGACGGCGGGGCGGTTCGACCGCCTGCCGGTCGAGCGCGAGCTCGACCAGATCAAGCTCAACGTCGAGGCGCCGGTCGCGCTCACCGGGCTCCTGCTTCCCGGCATGGTGCAGCGGCGGCGCGGCGCCGTCGTCAACGTCGCGTCGGTCGCCGGTTTCGGACCGATGGGCTACACCGCGACGTACGGCGCGACGAAGGCGTTCCTGCTCGCGTTCTCGGAAGCCATCGCCGTCGAGCTCGATGGGACGGGCGTCCACGTCCTGTGCGTATGTCCGGGCTTCACGCGCACCGAGTTCCAGGAAAAGGCGCACGTCGACACGAGCATGGTGCCGGGCTTCGCCTGGATGAGCGCGGAGGCGGTCGCCGACGAGACCGTGCGCGCCGTCGGCCGGCAGACCGTACTGGTGAACGGGATGCTGAACCGTTTGATGGCGGCCGGCATCCGTCTCGCGCCGCGCCGCCTCGTCGCGCGTACGATGGTGCGTTCGAACGAGCGCATGGCGGCTCAGAGCGGCACCAGCACGTAG
- a CDS encoding alanine--glyoxylate aminotransferase family protein yields the protein MTAQVGEFNPPERLLLGPGPSQVHPRVLRAMSAPLLGHLDPAFVHMMEEVKQLLRVVFATTNPLTIPISGTGSAGMEACLVNLLEPGDEFVVGVNGVFGTRMAEVAERAGALVRRVEAPWGKVVRPEQILAALRDTKKPKLVAVVHAETSTGAWQPLPEIAKLAHDHGALMLADCVTSLGGAPVEIDAWGIDAAYSGTQKCLSCPPGLSPVTFGPRAAQALGTRKTKVQSWYLDLSLLAQYWGEERVYHHTAPITMNYALREALRIVVEEGLPARFARHAKNHAALAAGLAPLGLALAAEEGHRLPMLNAVTVPDGVDEAKVRARLLAEQGIEIGGGLGPMKGKVWRIGLMGESSRRTSVLAVLAALEDALRAQGRAVVPGAAVGAAQAAYAV from the coding sequence GTGACCGCGCAGGTGGGCGAGTTCAATCCGCCGGAGCGTCTGCTTCTCGGCCCCGGACCGTCGCAGGTGCATCCGCGCGTGCTGCGCGCGATGTCGGCGCCGCTCCTGGGCCACCTGGATCCCGCCTTCGTCCACATGATGGAGGAGGTGAAGCAGCTCCTGCGTGTCGTGTTCGCGACCACGAACCCGCTCACGATCCCGATCTCCGGGACGGGCAGCGCCGGCATGGAGGCCTGTCTCGTGAACCTCCTCGAGCCCGGCGACGAGTTCGTGGTGGGCGTGAACGGCGTCTTCGGCACGCGCATGGCGGAGGTGGCCGAGCGCGCCGGTGCGCTCGTGCGCCGGGTCGAGGCGCCGTGGGGCAAGGTCGTCCGTCCCGAGCAGATCCTGGCCGCATTGCGCGACACGAAGAAGCCGAAGCTCGTCGCCGTCGTGCACGCCGAGACGTCGACCGGCGCCTGGCAGCCGCTGCCCGAGATCGCGAAGCTCGCGCACGACCACGGCGCGCTCATGCTGGCCGACTGCGTGACCTCGCTCGGCGGCGCGCCGGTCGAGATCGACGCCTGGGGCATCGACGCCGCGTACAGCGGGACCCAGAAATGCCTCTCGTGCCCGCCGGGGTTGTCGCCGGTCACGTTCGGTCCGCGCGCCGCCCAGGCACTCGGCACGCGCAAGACGAAGGTGCAGAGCTGGTATCTCGATCTGTCGCTGCTCGCGCAGTACTGGGGAGAGGAGCGCGTGTACCACCACACGGCGCCCATCACGATGAACTATGCGCTGCGCGAGGCGCTGCGCATAGTCGTCGAGGAAGGGCTGCCGGCGCGCTTCGCACGGCACGCGAAGAATCACGCCGCGCTCGCGGCCGGGCTCGCGCCGCTCGGGCTGGCGCTCGCGGCCGAAGAGGGGCATCGGCTGCCGATGCTGAACGCGGTCACGGTGCCGGACGGCGTCGACGAGGCGAAGGTGCGCGCGCGGCTCCTCGCGGAGCAGGGGATCGAAATCGGAGGCGGGCTCGGGCCCATGAAGGGGAAGGTGTGGCGGATCGGGTTGATGGGGGAGTCGAGCCGGCGAACGTCGGTGCTGGCGGTGCTGGCGGCCCTGGAGGACGCGCTGCGCGCGCAGGGACGAGCGGTCGTGCCGGGGGCGGCGGTCGGCGCCGCACAAGCCGCGTACGCCGTCTAG
- a CDS encoding FAD-linked oxidase C-terminal domain-containing protein, producing MLRPDLAARLRALVGDDGVVDHPDTLRVYDCDGYTLERAAPELVVLPRTPGDVAAVVRLLASEGVPFVPRGAGTGLSGGTLPVGAPVMICTSRLQAIEAIDRRNRRIVVQAGVVNQWVTNAVRADGLHYAPDPSSQPACTIGGNVAENSGGPHTLKYGVTTNHVLGVELVLPSGDVVQLGGTVEDRPGYDLTGLTVGSEGTFGIVTRATLRLVRTPEGYRTLLAVFDSVEAASEAVSGIIAAGIVPAALEMMDRLIIGAVEAAYGIGLPTDAGAVLLAEIDGPAAGLDDQLARIEAVCRAHGARELRIARDDAERAALWKARKRAFGAVGRLAPNYCTQDGVVPRTRVPDILRAIQAAAAKHRLRVGNVFHAGDGNIHPILLFDERDRDEVARVLAAGREILEACVALGGSLTGEHGIGVEKCAQMPLLFGPDDLLAMTALRAVFDPEQRANPHKIFPDAKVCVETRTPRRQAPL from the coding sequence ATGCTGCGGCCCGATCTCGCGGCGCGCCTGCGCGCGCTCGTCGGCGACGACGGCGTCGTCGATCATCCGGACACGCTGCGCGTCTACGACTGCGACGGCTATACGCTCGAGCGCGCCGCGCCCGAGCTGGTCGTCCTGCCGCGGACGCCGGGCGACGTGGCCGCCGTGGTGCGCCTGCTCGCGTCCGAGGGCGTTCCGTTCGTGCCGCGCGGCGCCGGCACCGGGCTCTCGGGCGGCACGCTGCCGGTCGGCGCACCGGTCATGATCTGCACGAGCCGCCTGCAGGCGATCGAAGCGATCGATCGGCGCAACCGCCGCATCGTCGTCCAGGCCGGCGTCGTGAACCAGTGGGTCACGAACGCCGTCCGCGCCGACGGGCTGCACTACGCGCCCGATCCATCGAGCCAGCCGGCGTGCACGATCGGCGGCAACGTGGCCGAGAACTCGGGCGGGCCGCACACGCTCAAGTACGGCGTCACGACGAACCACGTGCTCGGCGTCGAGCTGGTGCTGCCGTCGGGCGACGTCGTCCAGCTCGGCGGCACGGTCGAGGATCGTCCGGGATACGACCTCACCGGTCTCACGGTCGGATCGGAGGGAACGTTCGGCATCGTCACGCGCGCGACGCTGCGACTCGTGCGGACGCCCGAGGGCTACCGGACGCTCCTCGCCGTCTTCGACTCCGTCGAGGCCGCGAGCGAGGCCGTCTCCGGCATCATCGCGGCCGGCATCGTGCCCGCGGCGCTTGAGATGATGGACCGGCTCATCATCGGGGCGGTCGAGGCGGCGTACGGCATCGGCCTCCCGACCGACGCCGGTGCCGTGCTCCTGGCCGAGATCGACGGCCCCGCCGCCGGCCTCGACGATCAGCTCGCGCGCATCGAGGCCGTGTGCCGGGCGCACGGCGCGCGCGAGCTCCGCATCGCGCGCGACGACGCCGAGCGTGCCGCGCTGTGGAAGGCCCGCAAGCGCGCCTTCGGGGCGGTCGGCCGGCTCGCGCCGAACTACTGCACCCAGGACGGCGTCGTGCCGCGCACGCGCGTGCCGGACATCCTGCGTGCGATCCAGGCGGCTGCCGCGAAGCATCGGCTGCGCGTCGGCAACGTCTTCCACGCAGGTGACGGCAACATCCATCCGATCCTGCTGTTCGACGAGCGCGATCGCGACGAGGTGGCGCGCGTGCTCGCGGCGGGCCGCGAGATCCTCGAGGCCTGCGTGGCGCTCGGTGGCAGCCTCACCGGCGAGCACGGCATCGGCGTCGAGAAGTGCGCGCAGATGCCGCTCCTGTTCGGCCCCGACGACCTCCTCGCGATGACGGCGCTGCGCGCGGTCTTCGATCCGGAGCAGCGCGCGAACCCGCACAAGATCTTCCCGGACGCGAAGGTGTGCGTCGAAACACGCACGCCCCGCCGGCAGGCGCCGCTGTGA
- a CDS encoding L,D-transpeptidase family protein, giving the protein MKRARTVVRGCVVAVCVVAGAVVAHAAAYTEEDFFAKPNAVYTIPTPVNGGPITVIGETKMYRVKRGDTLMDLARLYSLGYNEIVEANPGLDPWVPPIGAVVLLPTEWVLPCCSYSGIIVNIPEMRLFYYKRGSQPGTTTVYTYPVGLGRDDWRTPTGSFRVNGKTVNPQWNIPESIRKEHIEERDDPRTFIPGGDPDNPLGKYRLELTLPMYRIHGTNIPWGVGMQVSHGCVRLYPEDIERLFPTVPIGTPGEFTYQTIKIGRRGDVVFAEAHEDIYGHNPAIFREAMGLIDSHGFGGEIDKELLLDGLLNAGGIPFQISPGVEGASIASYDSQ; this is encoded by the coding sequence ATGAAGCGGGCCCGGACGGTGGTGCGGGGGTGCGTCGTCGCGGTGTGCGTGGTCGCGGGCGCGGTCGTCGCGCACGCCGCGGCGTACACGGAAGAGGATTTCTTCGCCAAGCCGAACGCCGTCTACACCATCCCGACGCCGGTGAACGGCGGTCCGATCACCGTCATCGGCGAGACGAAGATGTACCGCGTGAAGAGGGGCGACACCTTGATGGACCTCGCCCGCCTCTACAGCCTCGGCTACAACGAGATCGTCGAGGCGAATCCGGGTCTCGATCCCTGGGTGCCACCGATCGGCGCAGTCGTCCTCCTGCCGACGGAGTGGGTGCTCCCATGCTGCAGCTATTCGGGGATCATCGTGAACATCCCCGAGATGCGCCTGTTCTACTACAAGCGCGGCAGCCAGCCGGGGACCACCACCGTCTATACCTACCCGGTCGGTCTCGGTCGCGACGACTGGCGAACGCCGACCGGAAGTTTCCGGGTGAACGGGAAGACCGTCAACCCGCAGTGGAACATCCCCGAGTCCATCCGCAAGGAGCACATCGAGGAGCGCGACGACCCGCGCACCTTCATCCCCGGCGGCGATCCGGACAACCCATTGGGGAAGTACCGTCTCGAGCTGACCCTACCGATGTACCGCATCCACGGCACGAACATCCCGTGGGGCGTCGGCATGCAGGTGAGCCACGGTTGCGTGCGGCTCTATCCCGAGGACATCGAGCGGCTCTTCCCTACGGTCCCGATCGGCACCCCCGGCGAGTTCACGTATCAGACGATCAAGATCGGGCGCCGCGGCGACGTCGTTTTCGCCGAGGCGCACGAGGACATCTATGGGCACAACCCGGCGATCTTCCGCGAGGCGATGGGCCTGATCGACAGCCACGGCTTCGGCGGCGAGATCGACAAGGAGCTGCTCCTGGACGGGCTCCTCAACGCGGGCGGGATCCCGTTCCAGATCTCGCCCGGTGTCGAGGGGGCGTCGATAGCGTCGTACGACTCGCAATGA
- a CDS encoding SDR family oxidoreductase has product MAQEIALVTGASSGIGEALARRIARDGRPVGLVARRKDRLEALAGEIRAQHKVDAHVFASDLTRPSAVRELAVEVEARGLVVDWLVNNAGFGTFGKFHELPVARELEEIRLNVEALVELTGRFTPGMVKRGRGLVMNVSSVGGFVPSPQMATYTATKAFVLSFSEAIGAELEGTGVPVLCVCPGFTRTEFQSHVDVDTGAVPAMAWQSADQVADEAVRAAGRGGVLVNGLMNRALAAALKFVPRSLAIRSATMLLKPREGSV; this is encoded by the coding sequence ATGGCACAGGAGATCGCGCTCGTCACCGGCGCGTCGAGCGGCATCGGCGAAGCGCTGGCCCGCCGCATCGCTCGCGACGGCCGGCCCGTCGGCCTGGTCGCCCGGCGCAAGGATCGCCTCGAGGCCCTGGCCGGCGAGATCCGCGCGCAGCACAAGGTCGACGCGCACGTCTTCGCGAGCGACCTCACGCGCCCGTCGGCCGTCCGCGAGCTCGCGGTCGAGGTCGAAGCACGCGGCCTCGTCGTCGACTGGCTCGTGAACAACGCCGGCTTCGGCACGTTCGGGAAGTTCCACGAGCTGCCGGTCGCGCGCGAGCTCGAGGAGATCCGCCTCAACGTCGAGGCGCTGGTCGAGCTGACGGGCCGGTTCACGCCCGGTATGGTGAAACGGGGGCGCGGACTCGTCATGAACGTGTCGTCGGTCGGGGGATTCGTCCCGAGCCCGCAGATGGCGACGTACACGGCGACGAAGGCATTCGTCCTCTCCTTCTCGGAGGCGATCGGCGCCGAGCTCGAAGGCACGGGCGTCCCCGTCCTGTGCGTGTGCCCCGGCTTCACGCGCACGGAGTTCCAGAGCCACGTCGACGTCGACACCGGGGCGGTGCCCGCCATGGCGTGGCAGAGCGCGGACCAGGTCGCCGACGAGGCGGTGCGCGCCGCAGGCCGCGGCGGCGTGCTCGTGAACGGACTCATGAACCGCGCGCTCGCGGCGGCCCTCAAGTTCGTGCCCCGCTCGCTCGCGATCCGCAGCGCCACGATGTTGCTCAAGCCGCGGGAGGGCTCGGTATGA
- a CDS encoding FAD-dependent oxidoreductase, translating into MPDRILVPASECPVVEDADLVVVGGGSAGMAAAVTAARAGLRTVLVEESPFLGGMSTGGCVGTFCGFYYRTTGGDLERLVGGFAADVMDRLAAAGRCYGPVPFKTTAAVPYVPWGVKVLYDHLVRAEPNLRVRLYARLTGAVARDGTIEAITVSTRAGTVAMRAAYFVDASGDAALARAAGAPCERSERLQFPSMMFYMQHVDLDRAIPALFELNDLLEQHYASDDLPRRSGNVIPTGRPGEVLVAMSRVAIDGRPVDGADDADLTLGEMLGREQAEHCADFLRRHMPGFADAFLSDTAPRLGIRETRRIRGAYALTENDVLGGRKFADGIGRAAWPIELHVDDGRTEWRMLDDGLWYTLPYRTLLPTGVGNLLVVGRCVSATREAFASVRVIGPCMAEGQGAALAVAEALPRAQRVADVDVGAVRAQLERLGVPL; encoded by the coding sequence GTGCCCGATCGCATCCTCGTGCCGGCCAGCGAATGCCCGGTCGTCGAGGACGCGGACCTCGTCGTCGTCGGCGGGGGATCGGCCGGCATGGCGGCCGCGGTGACGGCGGCGCGCGCGGGGCTGCGGACCGTGCTCGTCGAGGAATCGCCGTTTCTGGGCGGCATGTCGACCGGCGGCTGCGTCGGGACGTTCTGCGGCTTCTACTACCGAACGACGGGAGGCGATCTCGAGCGGCTCGTCGGTGGCTTCGCCGCCGACGTCATGGATCGTCTCGCCGCCGCGGGACGGTGCTACGGCCCCGTGCCCTTCAAGACGACGGCGGCGGTGCCGTACGTGCCGTGGGGCGTGAAAGTGCTCTACGACCACCTCGTGCGCGCCGAGCCGAACCTGCGCGTGCGCCTCTACGCGCGCCTCACCGGCGCCGTCGCGCGTGACGGGACGATCGAGGCGATCACGGTGTCGACGCGCGCCGGTACGGTCGCGATGCGCGCCGCGTATTTCGTCGACGCGAGCGGCGACGCCGCGCTCGCGCGCGCGGCGGGTGCACCTTGCGAGCGGAGCGAGCGCCTGCAGTTCCCGTCGATGATGTTCTACATGCAGCACGTCGACCTCGATCGCGCGATCCCGGCTCTCTTCGAGCTGAACGACCTCCTCGAGCAGCACTACGCGAGCGACGACTTGCCGCGACGCTCGGGGAACGTCATTCCCACCGGCCGTCCGGGCGAGGTGCTCGTCGCCATGAGCCGCGTCGCGATCGACGGCCGGCCCGTCGACGGCGCCGACGACGCCGACCTCACGCTGGGCGAGATGCTCGGCCGCGAGCAGGCGGAGCACTGCGCCGACTTCCTCCGCCGGCACATGCCCGGCTTCGCCGATGCCTTCCTGTCCGACACGGCGCCCCGCCTCGGCATTCGCGAGACGCGACGGATTCGCGGCGCGTACGCACTCACGGAGAACGACGTCCTCGGGGGACGGAAGTTCGCGGACGGGATCGGCCGGGCGGCGTGGCCGATCGAGCTTCACGTGGATGATGGGCGCACGGAATGGCGCATGCTCGACGACGGCCTGTGGTACACGCTGCCCTACCGCACGCTCCTGCCGACCGGCGTAGGCAACCTGCTCGTGGTCGGCCGCTGCGTGTCGGCGACGCGCGAGGCGTTCGCCTCGGTGCGCGTCATCGGGCCGTGCATGGCCGAAGGTCAGGGCGCCGCCCTCGCCGTCGCGGAGGCGCTGCCGCGCGCCCAGCGCGTCGCCGACGTCGACGTCGGCGCCGTCCGCGCCCAGCTCGAGCGCCTCGGCGTCCCGCTTTGA